A region of Lycium barbarum isolate Lr01 chromosome 1, ASM1917538v2, whole genome shotgun sequence DNA encodes the following proteins:
- the LOC132599731 gene encoding protein C2-DOMAIN ABA-RELATED 4-like has product MDNLLGLLRIKIKRGVNLAVRDVRSSDPYVVVKMGKQKLKTRVIKKDVNPEWNEDLTLSVSDANLPVKLTVYDHDMFSMDDKMGDAEFDIKPFLDALKMNLDGLPCGTVITRATPCRSNCLSEESKVVWQDNKVVQDMCLRLRNVECGEVELELQWIDIPGSKRL; this is encoded by the exons ATGGACAATCTTTTGGGTCTTTTAAGGATAAAAATCAAGAGAGGTGTAAACCTCGCTGTACGTGATGTCCGCAGCAGTGATCCTTACGTTGTTGTCAAAATGGGTAAACAG AAACTGAAGACACGAGTTATAAAGAAGGATGTTAATCCTGAGTGGAATGAAGATCTGACCCTTTCTGTTTCAGATGCAAATCTTCCTGTTAAGCTG ACTGTATACGATCATGATATGTTCAGCATGGATGACAAAATGGGAGATGCAGAATTTGATATCAAACCATTTTTAGATGCTCTGAAAATGAACTTAGATGGCCTCCCATGTGGCACAGTGATCACAAGAGCAACGCCGTGCAGGTCAAACTGTCTGTCTGAGGAGAGCAAAGTGGTATGGCAAGACAACAAAGTTGTGCAAGATATGTGCTTGAGATTGAGAAACGTGGAATGTGGAGAGGTTGAACTCGAACTTCAGTGGATCGACATTCCTGGCAGCAAGCGTTTATAG
- the LOC132599715 gene encoding protein TIFY 6B-like isoform X2, which translates to MKRDFMGLTVKQEILEEPATDPAVARSSAMQWSFSNKGHPQYLSFKGTTSQENNNKPKTGFESLASAGLVTITTTTEPVDAIHRTYCTSVTQVQKNAMLEMQSRTNYTMTSHPPHQISSQYSVANQTHHQGNFISTINPNPARAAQIPSPISTHVPTLSGIVGTTELRDAPRTSPGPAQLTIFYGGSVCVYDNISPEKAQAIMLLAGNAPPVTPSTTSTASPIQTIPKSPSVDAFVNVNKFHGTSPSFSSPSPINSRGTSKSVGVFNNTNETTIIRSAGVLKSPSNTTEPSNVVSSQEFRPPSHSLSAVPQARKASLARFLEKRKERVVSASPYDNSKQTSQYKTTPVSGNWIFTVNSSGSSPLPATN; encoded by the exons ATGAAGAGAGATTTCATGGGCTTGACTGTAAAACAGGAAATTCTTGAAGAACCGGCAACAGATCCAGcag TGGCCAGAAGTTCCGCGATGCAGTGGTCATTCTCTAACAAGGGTCATCCTCAATACCTTTCATTCAAGGGTACTACTTCTCAAGAGAATAATAATAAGCCTAAGACTGGTTTCGAATCTCTTgcatcagctggattggtgactATAACCACAACTACTGAACCTGTTGACGCAATTCATCGAACATATTGCACTAGTGTCACACAGGTTCAGAAAAACGCGATGCTAGAAATGCAAAGTAGAACGAACTATACAATGACAAGTCACCCTCCACATCAAATTAGTTCACAGTACTCGGTTGCAAACCAAACACATCATCAGGGCAATTTTATTTCTACTATAAATCCAAATCCTGCTAGAGCAGCCCAAATACCAAGCCCCATTTCAACTCATGTTCCAACACTCAGTGGTATTGTGGGCACTACTGAATTGAG GGATGCCCCTAGAACTTCACCTGGACCTGCTCAGTTGACCATCTTTTATGGTGGTTCAGTCTGTGTTTATGACAATATTTCTCCAGAGAAG GCTCAAGCTATTATGTTACTAGCTGGAAATGCACCGCCTGTTACTCCAAGTACAACATCTACTGCATCTCCAATTCAGACAATTCCTAAATCTCCTTCTGTTGATGCTTTTGTCAATGTAAACAAGTTTCATGGTACATCGCCTAGTTTCTCCAGCCCAAGTCCTATAAATTCACGCGGTACATCCAAGTCTGTTGGAGTTTTTAATAATACGAATGAAACAACTATTATCAGATCAGCGGGAGTCCTGAAATCTCCTTCTAACACAACAGAGCCATCAAACGTTGTCAGTTCTCAAGAATTTCGTCCTCCCAGCCATAGCTTATCAG CTGTTCCTCAGGCTCGCAAGGCATCTTTGGCTAGGTTCTTGGAGAAGCGCAAGGAAAG gGTAGTGAGTGCATCACCATATGACAATAGCAAGCAAACTTCACAATATAAAACAACACCTGTTTCTGGCAACTGGATCTTTACTGTGAACTCTTCAGGTTCCAGTCCTCTTCCTGCTACAAATTAG
- the LOC132599742 gene encoding phosphoethanolamine N-methyltransferase-like, whose amino-acid sequence MAATDAAAPGQEREIQKSYWMEQTAELNLEAMMLDSEASDLDKEDRPEVLSLLPSYEGKSVLELGAGIGRFTGDLAEKAGEVVAVDFIEDVIKKNENINGHHKNVKFMCADVTSPDLTFLPESVDLIFSNWLLMYLSDEEVQDLAERMVKWLKVGGYILFRETCFHQSGDHKGKNNPTHYREPRFYTKVFQECNSKDGAGKSYELSLIGYKCIETYVRNKKNQNEICWIWQKVRSEDDRGFQHFLDTVQYKSNGILRYERVFGPGFVSTGGIDTTKEFVAMMDLQPGEKVLDVGCGIGGGDFYMAEKYDVHVVGIDLSVNMISLAFERAIGRKCAVEFEVADCTEKTYPEGSFDVIYSRDTILHIQDKPALFRSFYKWLKPGGRVLISDYCKKAGPASEEFAAYIKQRGYDLHDVEAYGQMLRDAGFNEVVAEDRTEQFMNVLQKELDIVEKDRESFIQEFSEQDYNDIVGGWKAKLIRTSSGEQRWGLFIAKKK is encoded by the exons ATGGCTGCCACTGATGCTGCTGCTCCAG GACAAGAGCGTGAGATTCAAAAGAGTTATTGGATGGAGCAAACTGCTGAACTCAATTTGGAGGCAATGATGCTGGACTCTGAAGCATCTGATCTTGATAAAGAGGATAGGCCTGAG GTGCTCTCACTGCTTCCCTCATATGAAGGGAAATCCGTGTTGGAATTGGGTGCTGGTATTGGCCGTTTCACAGGGGACTTAGCCGAGAAGGCTGGGGAGGTTGTAGCGGTGGACTTTATTGAAGACGTGATTAAGAAG AATGAAAACATCAACGGGCACCACAAGAATGTCAAGTTTATGTGTGCTGATGTGACTTCACCAGATTTGACTTTTTTACCTGAATCAGTGGACTTGATATTTTCTAACTGGCTACTGATGTATCTTTCCGACGAAGAG GTTCAGGACCTTGCAGAGAGAATGGTCAAATGGTTGAAAGTTGGTGGCTATATACTTTTTAGAGAGACATGCTTCCATCAATCAGGAGACCACAAGGGAAAGAACAACCCAACCCACTATCGAGAGCCTAGATTTTATACAAAG GTTTTCCAAGAATGTAATTCAAAGGATGGTGCTGGAAAATCATATGAACTTTCTCTCATCGGATATAAGTGCATTGAAACTTATGTAAGAAACAAAAAGAATCAAAATGAG ATTTGCTGGATATGGCAGAAGGTTCGTTCTGAGGATGACAGGGGATTCCAGCATTTCTTGGACACTGTTCAGTACAAGTCCAATGGCATACTGCGATATGAACGAGTCTTTGGGCCAGGCTTTGTGAGCACAGGAGGAATCG ACACCACCAAAGAATTTGTTGCCATGATGGATCTTCAGCCTGGCGAAAAAGTCCTTGATGTTGGCTGTGGCATCGGTGGAGGCGACTTTTACATGGCTGAGAAGTATGATGTTCATGTTGTCGGCATTGATCTGTCAGTTAACATGATCTCATTGGCTTTCGAACGTGCTATTGGTCGCAAATGCGCGGTTGAATTTGAGGTTGCTGATTGCACAGAGAAAACATATCCTGAAGGATCATTCGATGTGATATACAGCCGGGACACTATCCTGCACATCCAG GACAAACCTGCATTATTCAGATCTTTCTATAAGTGGCTGAAGCCTGGAGGCAGAGTCCTCATAAGTGATTATTGCAAAAAGGCAGGACCAGCATCAGAAGAATTTGCAGCATATATCAAACAGAGAGGTTATGATTTGCATGATGTCGAAGCATATGGACAG ATGCTCAGAGATGCTGGCTTCAACGAAGTTGTTGCTGAGGATCGAACTGAACAG TTCATGAACGTTCTCCAGAAAGAGTTAGATATTGTGGAGAAGGATAGAGAGTCGTTTATCCAGGAGTTTTCTGAA CAAGACTACAATGATATAGTTGGAGGTTGGAAGGCCAAATTAATCAGGACTTCATCCGGTGAGCAGAGATGGGGTTTGTTCATTGCCAAGAAGAAGTGA
- the LOC132599715 gene encoding protein TIFY 6B-like isoform X1: MKRDFMGLTVKQEILEEPATDPAAVARSSAMQWSFSNKGHPQYLSFKGTTSQENNNKPKTGFESLASAGLVTITTTTEPVDAIHRTYCTSVTQVQKNAMLEMQSRTNYTMTSHPPHQISSQYSVANQTHHQGNFISTINPNPARAAQIPSPISTHVPTLSGIVGTTELRDAPRTSPGPAQLTIFYGGSVCVYDNISPEKAQAIMLLAGNAPPVTPSTTSTASPIQTIPKSPSVDAFVNVNKFHGTSPSFSSPSPINSRGTSKSVGVFNNTNETTIIRSAGVLKSPSNTTEPSNVVSSQEFRPPSHSLSAVPQARKASLARFLEKRKERVVSASPYDNSKQTSQYKTTPVSGNWIFTVNSSGSSPLPATN; the protein is encoded by the exons ATGAAGAGAGATTTCATGGGCTTGACTGTAAAACAGGAAATTCTTGAAGAACCGGCAACAGATCCAGcag CAGTGGCCAGAAGTTCCGCGATGCAGTGGTCATTCTCTAACAAGGGTCATCCTCAATACCTTTCATTCAAGGGTACTACTTCTCAAGAGAATAATAATAAGCCTAAGACTGGTTTCGAATCTCTTgcatcagctggattggtgactATAACCACAACTACTGAACCTGTTGACGCAATTCATCGAACATATTGCACTAGTGTCACACAGGTTCAGAAAAACGCGATGCTAGAAATGCAAAGTAGAACGAACTATACAATGACAAGTCACCCTCCACATCAAATTAGTTCACAGTACTCGGTTGCAAACCAAACACATCATCAGGGCAATTTTATTTCTACTATAAATCCAAATCCTGCTAGAGCAGCCCAAATACCAAGCCCCATTTCAACTCATGTTCCAACACTCAGTGGTATTGTGGGCACTACTGAATTGAG GGATGCCCCTAGAACTTCACCTGGACCTGCTCAGTTGACCATCTTTTATGGTGGTTCAGTCTGTGTTTATGACAATATTTCTCCAGAGAAG GCTCAAGCTATTATGTTACTAGCTGGAAATGCACCGCCTGTTACTCCAAGTACAACATCTACTGCATCTCCAATTCAGACAATTCCTAAATCTCCTTCTGTTGATGCTTTTGTCAATGTAAACAAGTTTCATGGTACATCGCCTAGTTTCTCCAGCCCAAGTCCTATAAATTCACGCGGTACATCCAAGTCTGTTGGAGTTTTTAATAATACGAATGAAACAACTATTATCAGATCAGCGGGAGTCCTGAAATCTCCTTCTAACACAACAGAGCCATCAAACGTTGTCAGTTCTCAAGAATTTCGTCCTCCCAGCCATAGCTTATCAG CTGTTCCTCAGGCTCGCAAGGCATCTTTGGCTAGGTTCTTGGAGAAGCGCAAGGAAAG gGTAGTGAGTGCATCACCATATGACAATAGCAAGCAAACTTCACAATATAAAACAACACCTGTTTCTGGCAACTGGATCTTTACTGTGAACTCTTCAGGTTCCAGTCCTCTTCCTGCTACAAATTAG